One part of the Dunckerocampus dactyliophorus isolate RoL2022-P2 chromosome 11, RoL_Ddac_1.1, whole genome shotgun sequence genome encodes these proteins:
- the p2rx3a gene encoding P2X purinoceptor 3a isoform X1, which produces MSSMVWGWVTDFFTYETTKSVVVKSWSVGIINRIVQVLIIAYFVGWVFIHEKAYQVTDTGIESSVMTKVKGFGGHHNRIMDVADYVFPQQGAAVFCIMTKLIITENQFQGKCAETQKIYNCSTDDDCQQHLGSILTNGRITGVCLPNMTESGGQCEIEGWCPAENDSIDPEPMLDVENFTIFIKNSIRFPLFNIIRGNFPSNMTSNEIKRCTYDPDTSPFCPIFRVGDVLKFTGQNVSSLAKGGEIGINIEWKCNLDLSIEYCTPKYSFTRLDAPFAKNAVSKGFNFRFAKYFKEQNDTEFRTLHKAFAIRFDVMVTGVAGKFDTIPTLINVVAAFTSIGLGTVLCDLILLNFLKGADQYKAKKFEEVSEAQIEASLARSPSSQLSIKDGMKSSGDSGAISLATADQPV; this is translated from the exons ATGAGCTCCATGGTGTGGGGCTGGGTCACAGACTTCTTCACCTATGAGACCACCAAGTCTGTGGTGGTCAAGAGCTGGTCTGTGGGCATCATCAACAGGATCGTGCAAGTCCTCATCATCGCGTACTTTGTCGG CTGGGTGTTCATCCATGAGAAAGCCTACCAGGTGACGGACACTGGCATCGAGTCGTCCGTTATGACCAAAGTCAAGGGCTTTGGTGGGCATCACAACCGCATCATGGATGTGGCCGACTACGTCTTCCCACAGCAG gGAGCTGCTGTGTTCTGCATCATGACCAAACTCATCATCACCGAGAATCAGTTCCAAGGAAAATGTGCAGAG ACGCAGAAGATTTATAACTGCTCCACTGACGACGACTGTCAGCAACATCTTGGCTCCATCCTTACAAATG GAAGGATCACGGGAGTTTGTCTTCCTAACATGACCGAGTCCGGCGGTCAGTGTGAGATAGAAGGATGGTGCCCGGCCGAGAACGACAGCATCGACCC AGAGCCCATGCTGGACGTGGAGAACTTCACCATCTTCATCAAGAACAGCATCCGCTTCCCTCTCTTCAACATCATCAG AGGAAACTTCCCATCCAACATGACGTCCAATGAGATAAAACGATGCACATACGACCCGGACACAAGCCCCTTCTGCCCTATCTTTCGAGTGGGAGACGTGTTGAAGTTCACTGGACAGAATGTATCCAGCCTGGCGAAG gGTGGTGAAATAGGAATAAACATAGAGTGGAAGTGTAATCTGGACCTCAGTATTGAATATTGTACTCCCAAGTACTCTTTCACCAGACTGGATGCACCCTTTGCCAAGAACGCCGTCTCCAAGGGCTTCAACTTCAG GTTTGCCAAATATTTCAAGGAGCAGAACGATACGGAATTTCGGACACTGCACAAGGCTTTTGCAATCCGCTTTGATGTCATGGTGACTGGCGTA GCGGGAAAGTTTGACACCATCCCGACACTGATCAACGTAGTCGCTGCCTTCACCTCCATCGGACTC GGGACGGTTCTGTGTGACCTCATCCTGCTGAACTTCCTGAAAGGGGCAGACCAGTACAAGGCCAAGAAATTTGAAGAG GTGTCGGAGGCTCAGATCGAAGCGTCCCTGGCTCGGAGCCCCAGCAGCCAGCTGTCCATCAAAGATGGTATGAAGAGCTCCGGCGACTCTGGAGCCATTTCTCTGGCCACTGCTGACCAGCCCGTGTGA
- the p2rx3a gene encoding P2X purinoceptor 3a isoform X2, producing MSSMVWGWVTDFFTYETTKSVVVKSWSVGIINRIVQVLIIAYFVGWVFIHEKAYQVTDTGIESSVMTKVKGFGGHHNRIMDVADYVFPQQGAAVFCIMTKLIITENQFQGKCAETQKIYNCSTDDDCQQHLGSILTNGRITGVCLPNMTESGGQCEIEGWCPAENDSIDPEPMLDVENFTIFIKNSIRFPLFNIIRGNFPSNMTSNEIKRCTYDPDTSPFCPIFRVGDVLKFTGQNVSSLAKGGEIGINIEWKCNLDLSIEYCTPKYSFTRLDAPFAKNAVSKGFNFRFAKYFKEQNDTEFRTLHKAFAIRFDVMVTGVNVPLANEKTAEATDGPLAALWTALL from the exons ATGAGCTCCATGGTGTGGGGCTGGGTCACAGACTTCTTCACCTATGAGACCACCAAGTCTGTGGTGGTCAAGAGCTGGTCTGTGGGCATCATCAACAGGATCGTGCAAGTCCTCATCATCGCGTACTTTGTCGG CTGGGTGTTCATCCATGAGAAAGCCTACCAGGTGACGGACACTGGCATCGAGTCGTCCGTTATGACCAAAGTCAAGGGCTTTGGTGGGCATCACAACCGCATCATGGATGTGGCCGACTACGTCTTCCCACAGCAG gGAGCTGCTGTGTTCTGCATCATGACCAAACTCATCATCACCGAGAATCAGTTCCAAGGAAAATGTGCAGAG ACGCAGAAGATTTATAACTGCTCCACTGACGACGACTGTCAGCAACATCTTGGCTCCATCCTTACAAATG GAAGGATCACGGGAGTTTGTCTTCCTAACATGACCGAGTCCGGCGGTCAGTGTGAGATAGAAGGATGGTGCCCGGCCGAGAACGACAGCATCGACCC AGAGCCCATGCTGGACGTGGAGAACTTCACCATCTTCATCAAGAACAGCATCCGCTTCCCTCTCTTCAACATCATCAG AGGAAACTTCCCATCCAACATGACGTCCAATGAGATAAAACGATGCACATACGACCCGGACACAAGCCCCTTCTGCCCTATCTTTCGAGTGGGAGACGTGTTGAAGTTCACTGGACAGAATGTATCCAGCCTGGCGAAG gGTGGTGAAATAGGAATAAACATAGAGTGGAAGTGTAATCTGGACCTCAGTATTGAATATTGTACTCCCAAGTACTCTTTCACCAGACTGGATGCACCCTTTGCCAAGAACGCCGTCTCCAAGGGCTTCAACTTCAG GTTTGCCAAATATTTCAAGGAGCAGAACGATACGGAATTTCGGACACTGCACAAGGCTTTTGCAATCCGCTTTGATGTCATGGTGACTGGCGTA aatgtgccgctggCCAATGAGAAAACAGCCGAGGCCACAGATGGccccctggccgcactttggacagccctgctttAA
- the zgc:113229 gene encoding uncharacterized protein zgc:113229 produces MSQSSNPLDSQALLQSMLERLKLQHGRERQTGPTWGTGAAGPIQNHQRISDSITNGYEFDVPAERFGVPSVDSNYSHKDGERLQSVGGFQQYRGHFPLPFQKDNISVNMVENTTLPRIFNASSGLPQRPDGGAQWDNINGHKDVTTGQDQGFKGNTYDWSWGSTAFTTDSQENKGFHAGNGLYGSLSKWRDTDIMPNKGGIAMARQKQRSSESKARRWTEKIKERWKERPGSKKGKGEFKDRMDEQSSTLNHLIITSNQDAGESLSWRDSSESPFTQSEDDTIDAFIRSSDDFQFGFSSINLLEEIVSGQEWAKFLKPALSASSANQSPPEETLSSLTTMSNNDGLAAFAPHRSGGLNRQWSFRGSESLPVYNFPAGRNVPESPDSTGHAEVDQSEPMDQGQRLKESGPVQARTSYVERADILEDSLPISRVSRKRQYHSAATSQMGWTQGGQREGVMSSPSSHAMDDVQEDLTTPFLRPNGTLVPPLTSPCAPTPTRGVLRHSAFQNVDSSRESKRRRVEPNRRVHFAEKVEEIPPVQLDPEATDSEEDYGTEAGSVTEEDDYEASEEMKEVPARRPALPAWILALKRKNTGRKRR; encoded by the exons ATGTCTCAGTCAAGCAATCCACTGGACAGTCAGGCCTTGCTGCAGTCCATGCTGGAGCGACTCAAGCTCCAGCATGGGAGAGAGAGGCAGACGGGCCCCACATGGGGGACAGGTGCAGCGGGACCCATCCAAAACCATCAGAGAATAAGCGACAGCATTACAAACGGGTATGAATTTGATGTCCCTGCAGAAAGATTTGGTGTGCCGTCTGTGGATAGTAATTACAGCCACAAAGACGGAGAGAGACTGCAGTCGGTTGGTGGCTTTCAACAGTACAGAGGTCACTTTCCCCTCCCATTCCAGAAAGACAACATCAGCGTAAACATGGTGGAGAACACTACCCTGCCTCGGATCTTTAATGCTTCATCAGGACTACCCCAGAGGCCTGATGGTGGGGCACAGTGGGACAACATAAATGGACATAAAGACGTAACCACTGGACAGGACCAGGGGTTTAAAGGCAACACTTATGACTGGTCATGGGGGAGCACAGCTTTTACCACGGACAGTCAAGAGAATAAAGGCTTTCACGCTGGAAATGGACTGTATGGGAGTTTGTCTAAATGGAGAGACACGGATATCATGCCCAATAAAGGGGGCATTGCGATGGCGAGACAGAAACAACGATCATCTGAAAGCAAAGCGAGGCGATGGACTGAGAAAATCAAGGAGAGATGGAAGGAGAGGCCTGGCAGCAAGAAGGGAAAGGGAGAGTTCAAAGACAGGATGGATGAACAA AGTTCAACGCTAAACCACCTGATCATCACATCAAATCAGGACGCAGGAGAGAGCCTCTCATGGCGAGACAGCAGTGAAAGCCCGTTTACGCAATCGGAGGACGACACGATTGACGCATTTATCAG ATCAAGCGACGACTTTCAGTTCGGCTTCAGCTCCATCAATCTACTAGAGGAGATCGTCTCGGGTCAAGAGTGGGCCAAGTTTCTGAAGCCCGCCCTCTCAGCTtcctcagccaatcagagtCCACCGGAGGAGACACTCAGCAGCCTCACAACAATGTCTAATAATGACGGCCTGGCCGCTTTTGCTCCGCACCGATCGGGAGGTTTGAACAGGCAGTGGAGCTTCAGGGGCAGCGAGTCATTGCCGGTTTATAACTTCCCTGCCGGCAGGAACGTTCCAGAATCACCGGACAGCACTGGTCACGCCGAGGTTGATCAATCAGAACCAATGGACCAAGGACAAAGGCTGAAGGAGAGTGGACCGGTACAAGCCAGAACTTCCTATGTGGAG CGTGCAGACATTCTGGAAGACTCTCTGCCAATCAGCAGAGTCAGCAGGAAGAGACAATATCACTCAGCAGCGACGTCTCAAATGGGCTGGACACAAGGTGGACAGAGAG AGGGGGTCATGTCTTCACCAAGCAGCCATGCAATGGATGACGTCCAGGAGGATCTCACCACGCCCTTCCTCAGGCCAAATGGAACCCTGGTTCCCCCCCTCACTTCTCCCTGTGCTCCTACACCGACACGAGGTGTGCTCAGACACTCAGCATTCCAGAATGTGGATTCCTCACGAGAAAGCAAAAGG AGGCGAGTCGAGCCCAACCGGAGGGTTCATTTTGCAGAGAAGGTGGAGGAGATACCGCCAGTCCAACTGGATCCGGAGGCTACTGATTCCGAGGAGGACTACGGCACAGAGGCAGGCTCCGTCACAGAGGAGGACGACTACGAGGCGTCAGAGGAAATGAAGGAGGTGCCCGCGCGCCGACCTGCTCTTCCTGCTTGGATACTGGCCCTGAAGAGGAAGAACACAGGCAGGAAACGCAGATAG